In Polypterus senegalus isolate Bchr_013 chromosome 12, ASM1683550v1, whole genome shotgun sequence, the following are encoded in one genomic region:
- the pex11a gene encoding peroxisomal membrane protein 11A, translating to MEAFLKLSSQSRGRDRMLRTIQYACTLLKYLLQNNSTQKELLKKLQNLESNMSTGRKLFRLGNMLDSIGGVQKALQLPNPEVRLLLVTSCLSRTLYFICDNLLWARSIGVINSINKEKWSLLATRFYFISLIMGLSRDIYELYQAMKQDVRGQQIQKKIGQHISEGPDVACIGVFRLEYFLILLYYSVKKNPPLLLDSMKNVFDLFIPMDRLDIYKTNSGVVGLCGLASSLFGILTILKPSLRLSP from the exons ATGGAAGCTTTTTTGAAGCTGAGCAGCCAGAGCCGCGGTAGAGACCGCATGCTCAG aacTATTCAGTATGCATGCACTTTGCTTAAGTATCTTTTGCAAAATAACAGCACTCAGAAGGAATTGCTTAAAAAGCTGCAAAATCTGGAGTCTAATATGAGCACTGGAAGAAAAT TGTTCCGACTTGGAAACATGCTAGACTCAATAGGAGGAGTGCAGAAGGCTTTACAGCTGCCCAATCCAGAGGTACGCCTGCTACTTGTGACTTCCTGTCTAAGCCGTACTCTCTACTTTATTTGCGATAATTTGCTGTGGGCTAGAAGTATCGGAGTGATAAATTCCATTAATAAAGAGAAGTGGAGCCTGCTAGCCACCCGGTTTTACTTCATCTCGTTGATTATGGGCTTAAGTCGAGACATTTATGAGCTTTACCAGGCAATGAAGCAAGATGTTCGTGGGCAACAAATTCAGAAGAAGATTGGTCAGCACATTTCTGAGGGACCTGATGTAGCCTGTATTGGTGTCTTCCGACTGGAATATTTCCTAATACTGCTTTATtacagtgtaaagaaaaacccACCACTGTTGCTGGATtctatgaaaaatgtttttgaccTCTTTATTCCGATGGACAGACTTGACATTTATAAGACAAATTCTGGAGTTGTGGGGCTATGTGGTTTGGCATCATCCCTGTTTGGGATCCTAACCATATTGAAACCTAGTCTCAGGCTTAGTCCTTAA